The genomic stretch GCCCAAACGCATTTGCTTTCCAAAATAGCTACTGCTCCCTGGGTTACTGCTCCCGGTCAGCATGAGGAAGGAGCTCTGCGCTGGTGTTTTTATGACTGCAATGTGCTGGCAGATCCCACCTTATCTATCTGGACTGCTCCTCCTGTAGGAATTACGGTTAATTATCCCAGTGAGATCACTACGGATGCTACTTCTATCACTGTGTATGCAGAGCTGATGCATGAGAACGAACCAGCTGAGAATTTCCGTATTGCTCTTATCTATAATAGTTCTGTTATCGGTACTGGAACCACTGATTCTCTGGGTATCTGCAATATGCCCATCGATACTCTCCTTACTCCAGGAACGGATATCACGCTTTCTATCAGCGGATATAATTGCCTGCCTCAACAATATTATATCAGTGTTTCTGCAAGTGATCAGACAGAAGATGACCTTCCTGAAATTAATAGCAGCTTGATGAATTTCCCTAACCCTTTCAATCCAGAAACAGAAATTTCCTTCGAGCTTGATGCTCCCCAAAACGTTATCCTGGCAATATATTCCATCAAAGGTCAACACATCGTTACTTTACTGAATAGAGATCTTCCCTCTGGACTACAATCTGTTAAATGGGATGGTAATGATGCTGATAAACGCCAGGTAAATAGCGGAATATATTTCGCCCGATTACTCACTCAGGATGGTTCTCAAGAAATCAAAATGCTCCTTCTGAAATAATATATACTTCTGAAATAAATAAAATTATTTTTTTTACTTGACATACATATAAATTCATTTACTTTATTAAATTAGAAGGTCATAGTAAGCCCTTCAGAACTTATGGGGGTAATGTATTATGAAACAGTCACTGATTATTTTGTTTATTGTAATTTCCTTTATTGCTCAACTACTTGCGTATCCCGTCTCACCTGTTTATGATGATAATATGCTATCGCAAAGAAATTCTGCCCTGAATGAAACAAAAGATAGAATTGTTCCTGATTGGGAATGGTTAGTTCCTCCCCTGCCCTTAGTAGAGAACTACGCGGATTATTTCCAATGTTATAATGATACTCCTATCTCAGTTCAACCTGCTGAGAATGGTGGAGTCTATATCGTCTATCGCGTAAAGACTCAAACGGGAGAAAGCTCTATCTACTGCACCTATATTGATGAAACCGGTGAAGTTGTCATGATCGAAAATCTGGAATATGCAGGAAGTTATCCTGATGCTCATGTAGATCAGGTTACAGGTGATGTTTTCGCAAGTTGGCATGGCCAAACTGACACCGATACTGGATGCTTTTTGCTCTATGACCTTTATCATCTTACTGGAGTACCTGGAAACTGGAAGTATGACCCTATTCTCGTGATCGATCCTGCAAATGCTGCCAGTATCTTCCCTGATATTAATGACCAATTTCTCTGGCCCCAGGTAAAAACCGGCCCTTCTCCTGAACCTGATATGCAGAGAGCATATCTGGTAGCAACTAATAATGCCACATCTACTGGTATTGTAAGTAATACCACTGGAAATCCTTTGATCTGTTATGCTGATTTTAATGCCGAAGACCTTGAAAACCAAAGCGATCTGGAATGGGAATATACTTCCATCCCTCAATTAGATAATTTTCATCAGGAAATCCCCGAATGGGCACGGATTTTTAGCTCCTGGACGATTATTGATAACCAGGTAATTGTTATGGGGTATTTGACCTTTGAAGATTTCCCTGA from Candidatus Stygibacter australis encodes the following:
- a CDS encoding C25 family cysteine peptidase, translating into HANYEYMFGMHNEDMIEDNFPELNGLDHTYPLIYTHGCNCGGFDQNDCIAEEALKLPNFISGFVGNSRYGWFNEGQTEGPSQHLHREFVNALYTDKVNDIAQTHLLSKIATAPWVTAPGQHEEGALRWCFYDCNVLADPTLSIWTAPPVGITVNYPSEITTDATSITVYAELMHENEPAENFRIALIYNSSVIGTGTTDSLGICNMPIDTLLTPGTDITLSISGYNCLPQQYYISVSASDQTEDDLPEINSSLMNFPNPFNPETEISFELDAPQNVILAIYSIKGQHIVTLLNRDLPSGLQSVKWDGNDADKRQVNSGIYFARLLTQDGSQEIKMLLLK